One window of Athalia rosae chromosome 4, iyAthRosa1.1, whole genome shotgun sequence genomic DNA carries:
- the LOC105689529 gene encoding lachesin-like, which translates to MASRKLAAVLGAILHLCFCQNSPEVKPEFLAALENHTVTQGRDVSFTCVVNHLQMYKVAWIKSDSRAILAIHTHMVAHNPRISVTHNGHNTWKLHVANVQKNDSGTYMCQVNTDPMRSQNGYMEVVIPPDIQDEDSSDDLITQEGGNIRLRCEATGTPMPNVTWRREDGRNIILRADGQKQAVKVYEGKTLELVGVLRQEMGFYLCIASNGVPPSVSKRYLVNVNFPPLIKVTNQLVAAPVDRDVVLQCYVEASPRAMNTWYKDTGEKLLPNDKYMMAETTLSDYAWQMNLTVHSLEKKDFGGYVCSAETALGKAEGVIRLQELHLMPKTTPVSLTKNTDQGPRRKLKKEEERNRKKNRRPYGKHYGDGDGSIGSDDDFGTTQRMGGSTQDLHRTEGPLTVPSLSPPWVIINAATREHFFPITNVILILLLFMIIL; encoded by the exons ATGGCATCGAGGAAACTCGCTGCTGTTCTCGGAGCCATTCTACATCTCTGCTTTT GTCAAAATTCGCCGGAAGTTAAACCAGAGTTTTTGGCTGCGCTGGAGAATCATACGGTAACTCAAGGTCGCGACGTGTCCTTCACCTGCGTCGTCAATCACCTGCAGATGTACAAG GTTGCCTGGATCAAATCAGACTCGAGAGCGATACTTGCCATCCACACTCATATGGTCGCCCACAATCCTCGGATATCCGTAACCCACAATGGTCACAACACCTGGAAATTGCACGTTGCAAACGTCCAGAAAAACGATTCCGGTACTTACATGTGTCAGGTGAACACCGACCCGATGCGTAGTCAG AACGGTTATATGGAAGTAGTAATCCCACCTGACATACAAGACGAGGATTCGTCGGACGATCTGATTACCCAGGAAGGTGGGAACATCCGACTACGATGTGAGGCCACAGGAACACCGATGCCGAACGTTACTTGGCGTCGCGAGGATGGGCGTAACATAATCCTGCGAGCCGATGGTCAGAAACAAG CGGTCAAGGTGTACGAAGGTAAGACACTGGAGTTGGTTGGCGTCCTCCGTCAGGAAATGGGCTTTTATCTCTGCATCGCCAGCAACGGGGTACCTCCGAGCGTAAGCAAACGGTACTTGGTCAACGTCAACT TTCCACCTCTGATCAAGGTCACTAACCAGCTAGTCGCCGCCCCCGTTGACAGAGACGTGGTGCTTCAATGTTACGTCGAAGCTTCTCCGCGAGCCATGAACACCTGGTACAAGGACACAG gtgaaaaattattaccaaaCGACAAGTACATGATGGCAGAGACGACGTTGAGCGACTACGCTTGGCAAATGAATCTTACGGTCCATTCTCTTGAGAAAAAGGACTTTGGCGGTTACGTGTGTTCGGCAGAAACTGCTCTTGGTAAAGCGGAAGGCGTCATTCGACTTCAAG AGTTACATTTGATGCCAAAGACGACGCCGGTGAGTTTAACGAAAAACACGGACCAGGGACCTCGaaggaaactgaaaaaagaagaggaaagaaatcgaaagaagaaCAGACGGCCTTACGGAAAACACTACGGGGACGGCGATGGGTCCATCGGGAGTGACGACGACTTTGGAACTACCCAAAGAATGGGAGGAAGCACGCAGGACCTTCATCGTACGGAAGGACCTTTGACGGTACCCTCCCTGTCACCGCCTTGGGTGATCATTAACGCGGCAACTAGAGagcatttttttcctataacAAACGTAAtactgatattattattgttcatgATAATTCTATAA